A part of Hydrogenobacter sp. T-8 genomic DNA contains:
- a CDS encoding metal-binding protein yields MALGRGHDFVNLLALPACLYFVPREFFLPFVGGYLVGTFLLSPDLDLPRSKPSKRWKTLRFIWKPYQALSKHRGTSHVPILGTFLRLTYFLLVVMFFYFVLLGVSSKYMPEIKELLLSFDPFELFSKLAKREEVFYFALGVVLSEVFHVSLDLLTSRLKRFKI; encoded by the coding sequence ATGGCTCTTGGAAGAGGTCATGATTTTGTAAATCTCCTTGCACTTCCTGCTTGCCTATACTTTGTCCCAAGGGAGTTCTTTCTTCCCTTTGTGGGAGGCTACCTTGTGGGGACTTTTCTTCTTTCTCCAGACCTTGACCTTCCTCGCTCAAAACCCTCCAAGAGATGGAAGACACTGAGATTTATATGGAAACCCTACCAAGCTCTTTCAAAGCACAGAGGGACATCTCATGTTCCAATTCTTGGAACTTTTCTTAGGCTTACATACTTCTTGTTGGTGGTTATGTTTTTCTACTTTGTCCTACTTGGTGTCTCCTCTAAGTATATGCCTGAGATTAAAGAGCTTCTCCTTAGCTTTGACCCCTTTGAACTTTTCTCAAAGCTCGCCAAAAGGGAAGAGGTCTTCTACTTTGCCCTTGGCGTGGTTCTTTCTGAGGTTTTTCATGTTTCCCTTGACCTTTTGACCAGCAGGCTTAAAAGGTTTAAAATATAG
- a CDS encoding Maf family protein, which translates to MRLLILASESKRRVQILSMLGFKFLVVPSYLEEKHHNKPILTARRLAFKKAFTVWKDYKFATVLGADTIVVLGREVLGKPKDKEEAIGMLRKLSGKWHRVITGVSIISPKGRYTFHDTAWVKFRAMSLKDIEEYVETGEPMDKAGAYAVQGMGARFVERIKGDFYTVMGLPASKTYEVLKSVLD; encoded by the coding sequence GTGAGACTTCTAATACTTGCCTCTGAATCAAAGAGGAGGGTTCAGATACTTAGTATGCTTGGCTTTAAGTTTTTGGTAGTACCTTCTTATTTGGAGGAGAAACATCATAACAAACCCATACTCACCGCAAGAAGGCTTGCCTTCAAGAAGGCTTTTACCGTTTGGAAGGACTACAAGTTTGCCACCGTTTTAGGAGCGGATACCATAGTGGTCCTCGGGAGGGAGGTCCTTGGAAAGCCAAAGGACAAAGAGGAGGCCATAGGAATGCTTCGCAAGCTCTCCGGAAAGTGGCACAGGGTTATAACGGGTGTTTCTATCATATCTCCAAAGGGGAGGTATACCTTCCATGATACCGCATGGGTAAAATTTAGAGCTATGAGTTTGAAGGATATTGAAGAGTACGTAGAAACAGGAGAGCCTATGGATAAGGCAGGAGCCTATGCGGTTCAAGGCATGGGTGCAAGGTTTGTGGAAAGGATTAAGGGAGACTTTTACACAGTTATGGGTCTTCCTGCAAGCAAAACCTACGAGGTGCTTAAAAGTGTTTTGGATTAG
- a CDS encoding peroxiredoxin family protein — protein sequence MPLKTGDRAKPFELPDKDGNFYSLEDLQGYKLLVFYKVTCGACQLTLPFVERIHRLYGDKVAVLGIAQDPEHAVEDFAKTYRLSFPQLIDHPDYGVSVDYDVQVVPTIFLIDPEGFIEFVSHSFVKAELQRLTERLARIAQAPFEDIFAGQRVPELKPG from the coding sequence ATGCCATTAAAAACAGGTGATAGAGCAAAGCCCTTTGAGCTTCCCGACAAGGATGGGAACTTCTACTCCCTTGAGGACCTTCAGGGCTACAAGCTCCTTGTATTTTATAAGGTTACCTGCGGTGCCTGTCAGCTTACGTTACCCTTTGTAGAAAGGATCCATAGATTATACGGGGACAAGGTGGCTGTGCTGGGCATAGCCCAAGACCCAGAGCATGCGGTGGAAGATTTTGCCAAAACCTACAGGCTAAGTTTTCCACAGCTCATAGACCATCCTGACTACGGTGTCTCTGTGGACTACGATGTGCAGGTGGTGCCTACCATATTCCTGATAGACCCAGAGGGTTTCATAGAGTTTGTAAGCCACTCCTTTGTAAAGGCTGAGCTTCAGAGGCTCACAGAGAGGTTGGCTCGTATAGCCCAGGCACCCTTTGAGGACATCTTTGCAGGTCAACGCGTGCCTGAGCTAAAGCCTGGCTGA
- a CDS encoding YggS family pyridoxal phosphate-dependent enzyme: MSCDRLKEVEERIQRACEHAGRRREEVLLLGASKSVPSEKLRNFFHCGLRAFGENRVQEFLKKYEDLRDLPVDWHFIGRLQSNKVKYIIDKISLIHSLDRESLLEEIQNRAGRLGKVQEVLIEVNVGGEETKGGVEPENLKEFFEKCLRAKNVKPLGLMCIPPYRENPEEVRPYFALLRSLRDQLEQEFGLKLPHLSMGMSYDFEIAIEEGATIVRIGTLLFGSRV; encoded by the coding sequence ATGAGCTGTGATAGGCTAAAAGAGGTGGAAGAGAGAATTCAAAGAGCCTGCGAGCACGCAGGGAGAAGGAGAGAGGAGGTTCTACTCCTTGGAGCCTCCAAGTCTGTGCCTTCAGAAAAACTTAGGAATTTCTTCCACTGTGGTCTTAGAGCCTTTGGAGAAAACCGCGTCCAAGAGTTTTTGAAAAAATACGAAGACCTAAGAGACCTGCCCGTAGACTGGCACTTCATAGGGAGGCTCCAGAGCAACAAGGTAAAATACATCATAGATAAAATAAGCCTTATACATTCCCTTGACAGGGAAAGCCTACTGGAAGAGATTCAAAACAGAGCGGGCAGGCTTGGAAAAGTTCAAGAGGTTCTCATAGAGGTCAATGTGGGCGGTGAGGAGACAAAGGGAGGCGTTGAGCCTGAAAATCTGAAGGAATTCTTTGAGAAATGCCTAAGGGCTAAAAATGTAAAACCTCTCGGGCTTATGTGCATACCCCCCTATAGAGAAAACCCCGAGGAGGTGCGACCCTACTTTGCACTTCTGAGAAGTTTAAGAGACCAGTTAGAGCAAGAGTTTGGTCTCAAACTGCCTCACCTCTCCATGGGCATGTCCTACGACTTTGAGATAGCGATAGAAGAGGGGGCAACTATCGTAAGAATTGGCACTCTACTCTTTGGAAGCCGGGTTTAA
- a CDS encoding mechanosensitive ion channel family protein yields the protein MSLLKTYGVLLLILILVPSLGLFVERFVFYKLRKLSEKSPWGWDKVLIDSLRYIPTLWSFLVALYLVSEELKLPKSIVLVKDKALWVLFIISFALFVSRLVGGFLRLYINRYREDLPATSLVVQVSRVVILVVGVLIALDKIGVAITPILTALGVGGLAVALALRDTLENLFAGFHILATKQIKVGDYIRLQSGEEGFVEDITWRNTILRQPANNLIIVPNSKLSTSIITNFHMPQPEMSVIVPVGVSYDSDLEKVERVTLEVAREVQKEVEGGVPDFEPMIRLTAFGDFFINFNVILRAKDFGSQHLLRHEFIKRLKKRYEQEGIKIPFPVREVYLNPASKE from the coding sequence ATGAGCCTCTTAAAAACCTACGGTGTACTTCTTTTAATACTTATACTCGTTCCTTCGTTGGGTCTCTTTGTAGAGAGGTTTGTGTTTTATAAGTTAAGAAAATTATCAGAAAAGAGCCCTTGGGGTTGGGATAAGGTTTTAATAGACTCTCTTAGGTATATACCTACCCTTTGGTCCTTTCTGGTCGCCTTATATCTGGTTTCAGAGGAGCTAAAACTACCTAAGAGTATCGTCTTAGTTAAGGATAAAGCCCTATGGGTTCTTTTTATTATTTCCTTCGCGCTCTTCGTATCAAGACTGGTAGGTGGCTTTCTTAGACTATACATAAACAGATACAGAGAAGACCTTCCTGCCACTTCCCTTGTGGTTCAGGTTTCTCGTGTTGTTATTCTTGTGGTGGGAGTGCTCATAGCCCTTGATAAGATCGGCGTAGCCATAACGCCTATTCTCACTGCACTTGGTGTGGGTGGCTTGGCGGTAGCTCTGGCTCTCAGGGATACCCTTGAGAACCTTTTTGCAGGCTTTCATATATTAGCAACAAAGCAAATAAAGGTAGGAGACTACATAAGGCTTCAAAGTGGTGAAGAAGGCTTTGTAGAGGACATAACATGGAGAAACACAATTCTGCGTCAGCCTGCAAACAACCTTATAATAGTGCCGAACTCTAAACTTTCCACTTCCATAATCACAAACTTCCACATGCCTCAGCCAGAAATGAGTGTAATAGTGCCTGTTGGTGTTTCTTATGACAGCGATTTAGAAAAGGTAGAAAGGGTTACTCTTGAAGTGGCAAGGGAGGTGCAAAAAGAAGTAGAAGGTGGAGTGCCAGACTTTGAGCCAATGATACGTCTTACTGCCTTTGGAGATTTTTTTATAAACTTTAATGTGATACTTAGAGCAAAGGACTTCGGAAGCCAGCACCTTCTGAGGCATGAGTTTATAAAGAGGCTAAAGAAAAGATACGAGCAAGAGGGCATAAAGATACCTTTCCCAGTGAGGGAGGTTTATTTAAACCCGGCTTCCAAAGAGTAG
- a CDS encoding cytochrome ubiquinol oxidase subunit I → MDVLGFQPMWYVPTIGSATVIAIIATIHVMASHTSVGASILLAYLATKAYRENIPQIYDYIKRYLLALLVFSYVSGSITGPGIWFSATVANPRGISALIHNFVWVWAAEWIWFVAEVTLVYILYYTLGRIDQKSWLRLAWTFAIGSWATMYIIVGILSFMLSPGHEKWFTTGNILDAFYNKNYFPHLLMRSSFMFAIAGTIGIVIASLMKKDVPENVYKSIVKTMSYWGIGGLVFGTMFFGWYVSTLPERSLIMLAGIVPKWYYALIFGILLVLLAHFVLTSIKPTVARPYIAYPIYALIFFMGVYPEEKIRETIRKPYVAGEFVWVNQIIARDVPAKGIKSEVDTIKEKGFLKVNPFVPEGLKTITPENKIMAGKAIAILQCSGCHNVTGASGLRPFAKKFEGMTSEDAVYGFLSNYLTPQAHPAYMPYFVGKDEELRALSAYIADMVSKGGRVSAKIEVPTSSIQAHK, encoded by the coding sequence ATGGATGTGCTTGGCTTTCAACCCATGTGGTATGTGCCTACCATAGGCAGTGCCACGGTCATCGCCATTATCGCCACCATTCACGTCATGGCATCCCACACATCAGTGGGTGCCTCCATTTTGCTGGCATACCTTGCCACAAAAGCCTATAGAGAAAACATCCCGCAGATCTACGACTACATCAAAAGGTATCTGTTGGCACTCTTGGTATTTTCTTATGTCTCTGGTTCTATAACCGGTCCTGGCATATGGTTCTCCGCCACAGTGGCAAACCCCAGAGGTATATCTGCCCTTATACACAACTTCGTTTGGGTCTGGGCTGCAGAGTGGATATGGTTCGTGGCTGAGGTGACGCTGGTCTATATACTCTATTACACCCTTGGCAGGATAGACCAAAAGAGTTGGCTAAGGCTTGCTTGGACTTTTGCCATAGGCTCTTGGGCAACCATGTATATAATCGTAGGCATCCTTTCCTTTATGCTCTCACCGGGTCATGAGAAGTGGTTTACCACAGGAAACATCCTTGACGCTTTTTATAACAAGAACTACTTCCCACACCTTCTTATGAGAAGCTCCTTCATGTTTGCTATAGCGGGCACTATCGGCATAGTTATTGCAAGCCTTATGAAAAAGGACGTGCCTGAGAACGTATACAAGAGCATAGTCAAGACCATGTCCTACTGGGGTATAGGTGGTCTTGTCTTTGGGACTATGTTCTTCGGATGGTATGTTTCCACACTACCAGAAAGAAGCCTCATAATGCTTGCTGGAATAGTGCCAAAGTGGTATTACGCTCTAATATTCGGCATACTTCTTGTCCTCCTTGCACACTTTGTGCTCACTTCCATAAAGCCAACTGTTGCAAGACCCTATATCGCATACCCCATATATGCACTCATATTCTTCATGGGTGTATATCCAGAGGAGAAAATAAGGGAAACCATCCGCAAGCCCTATGTGGCTGGTGAATTTGTGTGGGTCAACCAGATTATCGCCAGAGACGTGCCAGCCAAAGGTATAAAGTCTGAGGTGGATACCATTAAAGAAAAGGGCTTTCTCAAAGTTAACCCCTTCGTGCCAGAGGGTCTAAAGACCATAACACCCGAAAACAAGATAATGGCAGGAAAGGCGATAGCCATACTCCAATGCTCTGGATGCCACAACGTGACAGGAGCTTCTGGTCTCAGACCCTTTGCCAAAAAGTTTGAAGGTATGACTTCAGAGGATGCAGTTTATGGTTTCCTCTCCAACTACCTTACTCCTCAAGCCCATCCCGCATACATGCCCTACTTTGTGGGTAAGGACGAAGAGCTCCGAGCCCTTTCAGCCTACATAGCGGACATGGTCTCAAAGGGTGGCAGAGTCTCCGCCAAGATAGAAGTGCCAACTTCCAGCATTCAAGCTCATAAATAA
- a CDS encoding NAD(P)/FAD-dependent oxidoreductase, with protein sequence MKKVVILGGGVGGVECAIHLRKYHFDVELVSDRDFLYIYPTSIWLPTGEAKLENVSIPLKDIAKAHGFKFAKGKVVKVDAEGFVFEDGRQVRDFDYLVVALGQSKLKQEGIEHTYSICSSPEETMKYKEKLWELLRKGSGRLAFGFGGNPKAKEAVRGGPVFELLFNVDTLLRRRGVRNNFDLAFFAPMPRPGERLGEKALKLMDYMFKKRNIKVYTGKRIVRFLPYGIELEDGTLIESNLTLFVSGGDGHPAIKEGNLPKTEAGFVRIDGHCKVEGLEKVYAIGDCANIEGPEWKAKQGHLTEAMARICARHMAYKEGLTTKEPETYHEHINILCLMDTGDGGALAYRSNSRALLLPMPLLGHWLKKAWGIYYGLSKLGKIPQIL encoded by the coding sequence ATGAAGAAGGTTGTGATACTTGGTGGTGGTGTAGGTGGTGTGGAGTGTGCCATACATTTGAGAAAATACCACTTTGATGTAGAGCTGGTATCTGACAGGGACTTTTTGTATATCTACCCCACATCCATATGGCTACCCACGGGCGAGGCAAAGTTGGAAAATGTTAGTATTCCACTGAAGGATATTGCTAAGGCTCATGGCTTTAAGTTTGCAAAGGGTAAGGTGGTAAAGGTGGACGCAGAAGGCTTTGTCTTTGAAGATGGCAGGCAGGTGAGGGACTTTGACTATCTTGTGGTAGCCCTTGGACAGAGCAAGCTAAAACAGGAAGGAATAGAACACACCTACTCCATATGCTCCTCGCCAGAAGAAACTATGAAATACAAGGAGAAACTTTGGGAACTTCTGCGGAAAGGCTCAGGCAGGTTAGCCTTTGGTTTTGGAGGAAATCCCAAGGCAAAGGAAGCAGTAAGAGGTGGTCCAGTTTTTGAACTACTTTTTAACGTAGATACGCTCCTCAGAAGACGCGGCGTAAGGAATAACTTTGACCTTGCATTTTTTGCACCTATGCCAAGACCGGGGGAAAGACTTGGGGAGAAGGCTTTAAAGCTAATGGATTATATGTTTAAGAAGAGAAACATAAAGGTTTACACGGGCAAAAGGATAGTCAGGTTTCTACCCTATGGGATTGAGTTGGAAGATGGAACTCTTATAGAATCTAACCTTACTCTTTTTGTGTCCGGCGGAGATGGACACCCTGCTATAAAGGAAGGAAACCTACCAAAGACTGAGGCAGGATTTGTAAGGATAGACGGACATTGCAAGGTGGAGGGGTTGGAAAAGGTTTATGCCATAGGTGACTGTGCCAACATAGAAGGACCCGAGTGGAAAGCGAAACAGGGACATCTCACCGAGGCTATGGCACGCATATGTGCAAGACATATGGCATACAAGGAAGGGCTTACTACAAAAGAACCAGAAACATACCACGAGCATATAAATATTCTCTGCTTGATGGATACGGGAGATGGCGGAGCCTTGGCTTATAGGAGCAATAGTAGAGCTTTGCTGTTGCCCATGCCCTTGTTGGGACATTGGCTTAAGAAGGCTTGGGGAATTTATTACGGACTTTCAAAACTTGGCAAAATTCCACAGATTTTATAA
- the malQ gene encoding 4-alpha-glucanotransferase, translated as MERRAGILLHISSLPSDFGIGDLGPNAYRFVDLLVESGQSLWQVLPLSPTELEHGNSPYYSSSLFAGNPLFISPELLYEEGLIDRRTLESLRVEPSDRVDYERVYALKAHMLEKALENFKESQEFYLFCQEQAYWLEDYVRFNLIKKKLKKSWWEWKQLPELSEKEVLREKVVQFLFFKQWKALRTYANSKGVSLVGDLPIYPAPDSVDVWANREIFKLREDGLPEVVAGVPPDYFSKTGQLWGNPVYRWDRLKERAFDWWLLRIRHALELFDFVRLDHFRGFCAFYQVPYGEKTAERGWWEKAEGYSLFETIRKEFPHMPFIAEDLGTIDQEVHSLRDHFGLPGMKVLAFAFFDKNSDHLPHNHTYNSVVYTTTHDNMPIRGWFFEELNEWQRARVLDYLGYTPESISHALVRLAYMSVAKYCVIAMQDLLELGQEARMNTPAKPESNWEWKLREMPNRELWEWIGLLCELYGRG; from the coding sequence GTGGAGAGGCGTGCAGGCATACTGCTCCACATAAGCTCTCTTCCCTCTGACTTTGGCATAGGAGACCTTGGACCCAACGCCTACAGGTTTGTAGACCTTTTGGTGGAATCTGGTCAAAGCCTTTGGCAGGTTTTACCCCTTAGCCCCACAGAGTTGGAGCATGGAAACTCACCCTACTACTCTTCTTCTCTCTTTGCAGGAAACCCTCTATTTATAAGCCCAGAACTTCTATACGAGGAAGGTCTGATAGACAGACGGACCCTTGAGAGCCTAAGGGTAGAGCCCTCCGATAGAGTAGACTACGAGAGGGTTTACGCCCTAAAGGCACATATGCTGGAAAAGGCTTTGGAAAACTTCAAGGAGAGCCAAGAGTTTTACCTTTTTTGCCAAGAGCAGGCATACTGGCTTGAGGACTATGTTAGATTTAACCTAATAAAGAAAAAACTTAAAAAGTCTTGGTGGGAATGGAAACAGTTGCCAGAGCTTTCAGAGAAGGAGGTTCTAAGAGAAAAGGTAGTCCAGTTTCTTTTCTTCAAGCAATGGAAGGCTTTAAGAACCTACGCCAACTCAAAGGGTGTGAGCCTTGTGGGAGACCTACCCATATACCCTGCACCAGACAGTGTGGATGTTTGGGCAAACAGAGAGATATTCAAGCTAAGAGAGGATGGACTTCCAGAGGTGGTGGCTGGCGTGCCACCCGACTACTTTTCAAAAACGGGACAGCTTTGGGGAAACCCCGTATACAGATGGGACAGGCTAAAGGAAAGGGCTTTTGACTGGTGGCTTTTGAGAATAAGGCATGCCCTTGAGCTTTTTGACTTTGTAAGGCTTGACCACTTTAGAGGCTTTTGTGCCTTTTATCAAGTTCCCTATGGAGAAAAGACCGCAGAAAGAGGCTGGTGGGAAAAAGCAGAGGGCTATAGTCTTTTTGAAACTATAAGAAAAGAGTTTCCACACATGCCTTTTATAGCGGAAGACCTTGGCACAATAGACCAAGAGGTTCATAGCCTAAGAGACCACTTTGGACTGCCGGGAATGAAAGTCTTAGCCTTTGCCTTCTTTGACAAAAACTCAGACCACCTGCCTCATAACCACACCTATAACTCTGTGGTCTACACCACCACCCATGACAACATGCCTATAAGAGGATGGTTCTTTGAGGAATTAAACGAGTGGCAGAGGGCAAGGGTTTTAGACTATCTTGGATACACACCTGAGAGCATAAGCCATGCACTTGTTAGACTTGCTTACATGTCTGTGGCAAAGTATTGCGTAATTGCTATGCAAGACCTACTTGAGCTCGGACAAGAGGCAAGGATGAACACTCCTGCCAAGCCAGAGAGCAACTGGGAGTGGAAGTTAAGGGAAATGCCAAATAGAGAGCTTTGGGAGTGGATTGGTTTGTTGTGCGAGCTATATGGGAGGGGTTAA
- a CDS encoding cupin domain-containing protein, producing MLEEIQNKLKALGYGGFYTWYDPPGTYYDWHTHPEDEVRYVLEGEITIGTEEGVYHLKAGDMLEVRAGTRHWARTERGVKYICGRRRVLK from the coding sequence ATGCTTGAAGAAATCCAAAACAAGCTAAAGGCTTTGGGCTATGGTGGTTTCTACACGTGGTATGACCCGCCGGGGACTTATTACGACTGGCATACGCATCCGGAGGATGAGGTAAGATATGTGCTGGAGGGTGAGATAACTATAGGGACTGAGGAAGGTGTGTATCATTTAAAGGCTGGGGATATGTTAGAGGTAAGGGCGGGCACGAGGCACTGGGCAAGAACCGAAAGGGGCGTGAAGTATATCTGTGGACGTAGAAGGGTGTTAAAATAA
- the argS gene encoding arginine--tRNA ligase, which produces MKGFVERAIRERIKELYSLELDSFSLEPPREEGYGDYATNVAFLLSKFLRKNPQEIAQELASKLSNHLMTAEAVKGFVNIRLSEEFVREEFKGLLTKGQDYFFEPVEKPMYIQVEFVSANPTGPLHVGHGRGAVVGDVLSKVLQRFGHKVLREYYINDAGNQVYMLGLSVLLRYYELFGKEDPGLREVFEREGYKGKYIKRLAKDLRAFYGEELLDLEREKAIDLCKEYAHRRLLEDIKETLELLAVAFDSWFSERSLYERGLVEEVMQRLREKGHLYERDGALWFKSTDFGDDKDRVVRKSDGSWTYFASDIAYHYQKFQRGFDRVINLWGADHHGYERRLIGALKALDVPEDWLKVEFVQMVRLMSGGQEVRMSKRTGEFITLQELIEEVGKDAVRFVFLTRDSDTPLDFDIDLVKKNTTENPVFYVQYAHARIRGVFREVKERYGIDPDKEDLRGYLHGLSEEDLKLIKRCLYMKDTFEAVAKTFSPHLITYSLLELAREFHHYYNHHRVMVEDKNLMLLRLALFKGVEITLRTAFELLGIEAPERM; this is translated from the coding sequence GTGAAGGGATTTGTTGAAAGGGCTATAAGGGAAAGGATAAAGGAGCTGTACTCCTTAGAGCTTGACTCTTTTAGCCTTGAGCCACCAAGGGAAGAAGGCTACGGAGACTATGCCACCAACGTAGCCTTTTTGCTCTCCAAGTTTCTTAGGAAAAACCCACAGGAGATTGCTCAAGAGCTGGCGAGCAAGCTCTCAAACCACCTAATGACTGCAGAGGCGGTCAAGGGCTTTGTAAACATAAGGCTCAGCGAGGAGTTTGTGAGGGAAGAGTTCAAAGGGCTTCTCACAAAGGGGCAAGACTACTTCTTTGAGCCTGTGGAAAAGCCTATGTATATTCAAGTGGAGTTTGTAAGTGCCAACCCTACTGGTCCTTTACATGTGGGACATGGAAGGGGTGCGGTAGTAGGCGATGTGCTTTCAAAGGTTCTCCAAAGGTTTGGACACAAGGTCCTAAGGGAGTATTACATAAACGACGCAGGCAATCAGGTCTATATGCTTGGGCTTTCTGTCCTGCTTAGATACTACGAGCTTTTTGGAAAGGAAGACCCAGGGCTAAGGGAGGTCTTTGAAAGGGAGGGCTACAAGGGCAAATACATAAAAAGGCTCGCCAAAGACTTAAGGGCTTTTTACGGAGAGGAGCTTTTAGACCTTGAAAGGGAGAAGGCTATAGACCTTTGCAAAGAGTATGCTCACAGGAGACTTCTGGAGGATATTAAAGAGACCCTTGAGCTTTTGGCTGTGGCCTTTGATAGTTGGTTTAGCGAGAGAAGTCTTTATGAGAGGGGTCTTGTGGAGGAGGTTATGCAAAGGCTAAGGGAGAAGGGCCACCTATACGAAAGGGACGGTGCCTTGTGGTTCAAAAGCACAGATTTTGGAGATGACAAGGATAGGGTAGTTAGAAAATCCGATGGCTCTTGGACCTACTTTGCCTCAGACATAGCCTATCATTACCAAAAGTTCCAGCGAGGCTTTGACAGGGTTATAAACCTTTGGGGTGCGGACCATCACGGATACGAAAGAAGGCTTATAGGTGCTCTAAAAGCTCTTGATGTTCCAGAAGATTGGCTGAAGGTGGAGTTTGTCCAGATGGTTAGGCTCATGAGCGGTGGTCAAGAGGTGCGTATGTCCAAAAGGACTGGCGAGTTCATTACCCTGCAGGAGCTTATAGAAGAGGTGGGAAAGGATGCGGTAAGGTTTGTTTTTCTTACAAGGGACAGTGATACGCCTTTGGACTTTGACATAGACCTTGTAAAGAAAAACACCACAGAAAACCCCGTCTTTTATGTGCAGTATGCCCATGCAAGGATAAGGGGAGTCTTTAGAGAGGTCAAGGAAAGGTATGGCATAGACCCAGACAAGGAAGACCTAAGAGGATACCTGCATGGGCTGTCTGAAGAAGACCTTAAACTGATTAAAAGGTGTCTATATATGAAAGATACCTTTGAGGCGGTAGCCAAGACCTTCTCTCCTCACCTTATAACTTACTCGCTCCTTGAGCTTGCAAGGGAATTTCACCACTACTACAACCACCACAGAGTAATGGTAGAGGACAAAAACCTTATGCTCTTGAGACTTGCCCTCTTTAAGGGTGTGGAGATAACTCTAAGGACTGCTTTTGAATTGCTGGGAATAGAAGCTCCTGAGAGGATGTAG